A single region of the Streptomyces sp. NBC_00425 genome encodes:
- a CDS encoding family 43 glycosylhydrolase — translation MRHNVVRLLLAVLVALATALTGLGTPAQAAAPDSPAVTYTNPIAEKRADPHIFKHTDGYYYFTATVPEYDRIVLRRATTIQGLSTAQEVTIWTKHAGGVMGAHIWAPEIHFIDGKWYVYFAAGATSDIWAIRMYVLEGAGANPLTATWTEKGQIKTTWESFSLDSTTFVVNGVRYLAWAQRNPAENNNTSLFIAKMANPWTITGTPTEISQPTLSWETVGFKVNEGPALIQHGGKVFMTYSASATDANYCLGMLTASATADLTDPASWTKGSQPVFTTNASTSQYGPGHNSFTVSEDGRSDVIVYHDRSYKDISGDPLNDPNRRTRVQKVYWKADGTPDFGIPVADGVTPQRFSSYNYADRFIRHWEYRARIEANVSPLADSQFRVVPGLAGTGTVSLEAANFPGYYLRHKNFEVWLEKNDGSSTFASDATFYRRAGLADSAGVSYESYNNAGRYIRHYNYLLYVQTPSTATDRGDATFYAQ, via the coding sequence TTGAGACACAACGTCGTTCGGCTGCTCCTGGCCGTCCTCGTCGCCCTCGCGACCGCCCTCACCGGCCTGGGCACCCCCGCACAGGCCGCCGCGCCCGACTCCCCCGCCGTGACGTACACCAACCCGATCGCCGAGAAGCGCGCCGACCCGCACATCTTCAAGCACACCGACGGCTACTACTACTTCACCGCCACGGTCCCCGAGTACGACCGCATCGTGCTGCGCCGGGCGACGACCATCCAGGGCCTGTCGACGGCCCAGGAGGTCACCATCTGGACCAAGCACGCCGGCGGGGTCATGGGCGCGCACATCTGGGCTCCGGAGATCCACTTCATCGACGGCAAGTGGTACGTGTACTTCGCGGCCGGGGCGACGTCCGACATCTGGGCGATCCGGATGTACGTCCTGGAGGGCGCCGGCGCCAACCCGCTCACCGCGACCTGGACCGAGAAGGGCCAGATCAAGACCACGTGGGAGAGCTTCTCGCTCGACTCGACGACCTTCGTCGTGAACGGCGTCCGCTATCTCGCCTGGGCCCAGCGCAACCCGGCGGAGAACAACAACACCAGCCTGTTCATCGCGAAGATGGCCAACCCCTGGACGATCACCGGCACGCCCACGGAGATCTCCCAGCCGACCCTGTCCTGGGAGACGGTCGGCTTCAAGGTCAACGAGGGACCCGCGCTCATCCAGCACGGCGGCAAGGTCTTCATGACCTACTCGGCGAGCGCCACCGACGCCAACTACTGCCTGGGCATGCTGACCGCCTCCGCGACGGCCGACCTCACCGACCCGGCGTCCTGGACCAAGGGGTCACAGCCCGTCTTCACCACCAACGCCTCGACCTCGCAGTACGGCCCGGGCCACAACTCGTTCACGGTCTCCGAGGACGGCAGGTCCGACGTCATCGTCTACCACGACCGCAGCTACAAGGACATCTCCGGCGACCCCCTGAACGACCCCAACCGCCGCACCCGCGTGCAGAAGGTGTACTGGAAGGCCGACGGCACGCCCGACTTCGGCATCCCGGTGGCCGACGGCGTCACCCCGCAGCGCTTCTCCTCGTACAACTACGCCGACCGGTTCATCCGCCACTGGGAGTACCGCGCCAGGATCGAGGCGAACGTCAGCCCGCTCGCCGACTCGCAGTTCCGCGTGGTGCCCGGACTGGCCGGAACCGGCACGGTCTCGCTGGAGGCCGCGAACTTCCCGGGCTACTACCTGCGGCACAAGAACTTCGAGGTGTGGCTGGAGAAGAACGACGGCTCGTCGACGTTCGCCTCCGACGCCACCTTCTACCGCCGGGCGGGGCTCGCCGACTCGGCAGGCGTCAGCTACGAGTCGTACAACAACGCCGGGCGCTACATCCGCCACTACAACTACCTGCTGTACGTGCAGACGCCGAGCACGGCGACCGACCGGGGAGACGCGACGTTCTACGCCCAGTGA
- a CDS encoding polysaccharide deacetylase family protein, whose translation MRSLTRKTKFTRPGLRGAAISVAAACLTVTLTGCGGLDTTRPSAVRALPSATAQAARFGPVDCRVAKCIALTFDAGPSENSARLLDILKERQVPATFFLLGKGHIDRHPELVRRMAAEGHEVASHTWDHKILTRIEPEKIREELQRPNDEIERLTGRRPTLMRPPQGRTDETVHEICRELGLAEVLWTVTAKDYTTTDPALIQRRVLAQADRDGIILLHDIYDGTVPAVPGIIDALKERGYVFVTVPQLLAPGAAEPGKVYR comes from the coding sequence ATGCGTTCGCTGACGAGGAAGACGAAGTTCACCCGGCCCGGGTTGCGCGGTGCCGCCATCTCGGTGGCGGCCGCGTGCCTGACGGTCACGCTCACCGGCTGCGGCGGCCTCGACACCACCCGTCCGAGCGCCGTCCGGGCCCTGCCCTCGGCCACCGCGCAGGCCGCCCGCTTCGGACCCGTCGACTGCCGTGTGGCGAAGTGCATCGCCCTCACCTTCGACGCCGGACCGAGCGAGAACTCCGCCCGGTTGCTCGACATACTCAAGGAGAGACAGGTCCCGGCGACGTTCTTCCTGTTGGGCAAGGGACACATCGACCGACACCCCGAACTCGTCAGACGCATGGCCGCCGAGGGGCACGAGGTGGCCAGCCACACCTGGGACCACAAGATCCTTACGCGGATCGAGCCGGAGAAGATACGCGAGGAACTCCAGCGACCCAACGACGAGATAGAGCGCCTCACCGGCCGTCGCCCCACCCTGATGCGTCCGCCGCAGGGCCGCACCGACGAGACGGTGCACGAGATCTGCCGCGAGCTGGGACTCGCCGAGGTGCTGTGGACGGTGACCGCCAAGGACTACACGACGACCGACCCCGCGCTGATCCAACGCCGGGTCCTCGCGCAGGCCGACCGGGACGGCATCATCCTGCTGCACGACATCTACGACGGGACGGTACCGGCGGTACCGGGGATCATCGACGCGCTGAAAGAGCGCGGATACGTTTTCGTGACGGTTCCTCAACTGCTGGCGCCCGGCGCGGCCGAGCCGGGGAAGGTCTACCGCTGA